One genomic window of Methanosarcina acetivorans C2A includes the following:
- a CDS encoding type I restriction-modification system subunit M N-terminal domain-containing protein, whose protein sequence is MRLPPEKKSKIDALWDRFWSGGLSNPLQSIEQMSYLIFMKRLEDMDVLEQRRANATGKAYVSIFEGHEECRWSEWKHKSAEEMLKHVRDVVFPFIKNIHDGEKTLFSQHMKDAVFIIPKPSLVQEAVGIIDELNISGQTSDVQGDIYEYLLSQLATAGKNGQFRIPGT, encoded by the coding sequence ATGAGACTCCCACCCGAAAAAAAGTCAAAAATAGATGCCCTCTGGGACAGGTTCTGGAGCGGCGGGCTGTCCAACCCCTTGCAGTCCATTGAGCAGATGTCGTACCTCATTTTCATGAAGAGACTTGAGGATATGGACGTACTGGAACAGAGGCGGGCAAATGCTACCGGAAAGGCTTATGTATCTATTTTTGAAGGGCATGAGGAGTGCAGGTGGTCGGAATGGAAACACAAATCTGCTGAGGAGATGCTGAAACACGTCAGAGACGTTGTGTTTCCGTTTATCAAGAATATTCATGATGGGGAGAAGACGCTTTTTTCCCAGCATATGAAAGATGCCGTGTTCATTATCCCGAAGCCTTCCCTTGTGCAGGAAGCGGTAGGGATTATTGACGAACTCAATATTTCAGGGCAGACTTCGGATGTGCAGGGAGACATTTACGAATACCTCTTAAGCCAGCTCGCAACTGCAGGGAAGAACGGGCAGTTCAGGATCCCCGGCACATAA